A region from the Brachyspira hampsonii genome encodes:
- a CDS encoding BspA family leucine-rich repeat surface protein yields the protein MYKPNNKIELRSLIENNNIYLGDIDTSLITDMSMLFDKPNYACFEGSYSEYESYNIRSDFTGIEKWDTSNVVNMRSMFHNIKNFNININDWNVSKVIDLSYMFYGAENFNQPLNKWNVSNAKYMTCMFKNALNFNQDFNAWNINKDTDIKDMFFNTKIDSKPIWYIL from the coding sequence GTGTATAAACCAAATAATAAAATAGAATTAAGAAGTTTAATAGAAAATAATAATATTTATTTAGGAGATATAGACACTTCATTAATAACTGATATGTCTATGCTTTTTGATAAGCCTAATTATGCATGTTTTGAAGGTTCTTATAGTGAATATGAAAGTTATAATATAAGGTCTGATTTTACAGGAATAGAAAAGTGGGATACTTCTAATGTTGTTAATATGAGATCTATGTTTCATAATATAAAAAATTTCAATATAAATATTAATGATTGGAATGTTTCTAAAGTTATTGATTTATCTTATATGTTTTATGGTGCAGAAAATTTTAATCAGCCTTTAAATAAATGGAATGTTTCTAATGCCAAATATATGACTTGTATGTTTAAAAATGCTTTGAATTTTAATCAGGATTTTAATGCTTGGAATATAAATAAGGATACGGATATCAAAGATATGTTTTTTAATACAAAAATTGATTCAAAACCTATTTGGTATATTTTATAA
- the murB gene encoding UDP-N-acetylmuramate dehydrogenase, translating to MAKSFNGVLSKKNVSLKKFNTFRVNAKALEFYIPETIDGFIDLIKYLNDNNKRYMILGGGSNILFLDKVIEFPIIYTGFFSRIEHTSHNILAYSGAKVFDVVKYAYKNAFTGLEFLYGLPGTIGGATYMNARCYEHSVSEFIDSVGIIDDNIEYMHIGIDDCKYAYKKSVFQDKNYIIVDVRFKLNKGSKKLIKPEMKKFYKDRKNKNQFKYPSAGSTFLNDYETNMIAGKVIDSINMRNVRVGGAMVSPYHANFIINYNNATGRDILNLMRKVREEVYNHKGITLNAEVKIISNDENEKF from the coding sequence ATGGCTAAATCTTTTAATGGTGTTTTAAGTAAAAAAAATGTTTCTTTAAAAAAATTTAATACTTTCAGAGTCAATGCTAAGGCTTTGGAATTTTATATACCTGAAACTATTGATGGTTTTATAGATTTGATTAAATATCTTAATGATAATAATAAAAGGTATATGATTTTAGGAGGCGGAAGCAATATACTATTTTTGGACAAGGTTATAGAGTTTCCTATTATTTATACCGGATTTTTCTCTCGCATAGAGCATACATCTCATAATATTTTAGCATATTCAGGAGCTAAAGTTTTTGATGTTGTTAAATATGCTTATAAAAATGCCTTTACAGGTTTAGAGTTTTTATACGGACTTCCGGGTACTATAGGCGGTGCTACTTATATGAATGCCAGATGTTATGAGCATTCTGTATCTGAGTTTATAGATAGTGTGGGAATAATAGATGATAATATAGAATATATGCATATTGGTATTGATGATTGTAAGTATGCTTATAAAAAAAGTGTTTTTCAGGATAAAAACTATATAATTGTTGATGTGAGATTTAAATTGAATAAGGGCTCAAAAAAATTAATTAAGCCTGAAATGAAAAAATTTTATAAAGACAGAAAAAATAAGAATCAATTTAAATATCCTTCTGCCGGAAGTACATTTTTAAATGATTATGAAACTAATATGATAGCGGGTAAGGTTATAGATTCTATTAATATGAGAAATGTTAGGGTAGGCGGAGCTATGGTTTCACCTTATCATGCCAATTTTATAATTAATTACAATAATGCTACAGGAAGAGATATTTTAAATCTTATGAGAAAGGTAAGAGAAGAAGTTTATAATCATAAAGGTATTACTTTAAATGCTGAAGTTAAAATCATATCTAATGATGAAAATGAAAAATTTTAA
- a CDS encoding BspA family leucine-rich repeat surface protein, with protein MSKYKPNNKIELRSLIENNNIYLGDIDTSLITDMSHLFSKTNRKDYSGIENWNTENVINTESMFQILKNFNSNINNWNVSKVESMKRMFSGFSQFNQPLDKWDTSKVNNMEGMFFACREFNQDIKSWNTSNVTNMANMFCLCEKFNQPLDKWNVSKVENMISMFAGAYNFNKSLNDWDTSNVKYMFSMFNGAGSFNKPLNKWNTVKLESMSYIFYKALMFNQDLSNWNLDNVSDLDFAFEETSLKNNNKIPIQFIVAEYVTAKNKSSKITQFEIIKNNVKEAYKSIINYNNKIYADFRIMLENEFYTELSELKANNDEVLNLSSIEDIENWVNYDKKNNKKLKFIDDIIKEKEIKVFSKDKSKIIDMKIIKYICLEYYNLKKYIYKIQTLDNIINFLDEDSFKNCIREIYINSQKDVSVLVCGVYADDNMLIEMYNRENSSLLFMRILALHTDSKFALSLLYNVFARNKKASIKKEAISLLNSISEKMNLELYELGFKVVYDFGFDKRGEKIIEVNDNKYKISLKNNNSVELFDINNKKELKSIPKYFPENIKEEIKHIRKEIPNILKSQNYNLIKILISGKKYNYKFWKDIFIDNPIMNKYAVSLIWNLYDKNMNFKNSFRYLGDSSYTDCNDNNVVIDENCYINLSSVFELTKEDISKWKMHLNDYEIFQPINKFPLINIDTSDFNKVIEKLQNIEIVYSSLKAFASRYSMNVIYEFSESIFYFEDFKKDKFTIQIKFDEYISNGDIVKINISFTNSENKTVENRFIYYWLVLMITDFKKEKLFY; from the coding sequence ATGAGTAAATATAAACCAAATAATAAAATAGAATTAAGAAGTTTAATAGAAAACAATAATATTTATTTAGGTGATATTGATACTTCTTTAATAACTGATATGTCTCATTTATTTTCAAAAACTAATAGAAAAGATTATTCAGGCATAGAGAATTGGAATACAGAAAATGTTATTAATACTGAGTCTATGTTTCAAATATTGAAAAATTTTAACAGTAATATAAATAATTGGAATGTTTCAAAAGTTGAAAGTATGAAAAGAATGTTTTCAGGCTTCAGTCAGTTTAATCAGCCTTTAGATAAATGGGATACTTCAAAAGTAAATAATATGGAAGGCATGTTTTTTGCTTGTAGAGAATTTAATCAGGATATTAAAAGCTGGAACACATCCAATGTTACAAATATGGCTAATATGTTTTGTTTATGTGAAAAGTTTAATCAGCCTTTAGATAAATGGAATGTTTCTAAAGTTGAAAATATGATTTCTATGTTTGCTGGTGCTTATAATTTTAATAAGTCTTTAAATGATTGGGATACTTCTAATGTAAAATATATGTTTTCTATGTTTAATGGGGCAGGAAGTTTTAACAAGCCTTTAAATAAATGGAATACTGTAAAATTAGAAAGTATGTCTTATATATTTTATAAGGCATTAATGTTTAATCAGGATTTATCCAATTGGAATTTAGATAATGTATCAGATTTAGATTTTGCATTTGAAGAAACTTCACTAAAAAATAATAATAAAATACCTATACAATTTATAGTTGCTGAATATGTAACAGCAAAGAATAAATCATCAAAAATTACACAGTTTGAGATAATAAAAAATAACGTGAAAGAAGCATATAAAAGCATTATTAATTATAACAATAAAATATATGCTGATTTTAGAATAATGCTTGAAAATGAATTTTATACAGAATTATCAGAATTAAAAGCTAATAATGATGAAGTATTAAATTTGAGCAGTATAGAAGATATAGAGAATTGGGTAAATTATGATAAAAAGAATAATAAAAAATTAAAATTCATTGATGATATAATAAAAGAAAAAGAAATAAAAGTTTTTAGTAAAGATAAGTCAAAAATTATAGACATGAAAATAATAAAGTATATTTGTTTAGAGTATTATAATTTAAAAAAATATATTTATAAAATACAAACACTTGATAATATAATTAATTTTCTTGATGAAGATAGTTTTAAAAATTGTATAAGAGAAATATATATTAATTCTCAAAAAGATGTTTCTGTTTTAGTTTGCGGTGTATATGCTGATGATAATATGTTAATTGAGATGTACAATAGAGAAAATAGTTCTTTATTGTTTATGAGGATTTTAGCATTGCATACAGACAGTAAATTCGCTTTAAGTTTATTATATAATGTTTTTGCTAGGAATAAAAAGGCTTCAATTAAAAAAGAGGCTATTAGTTTATTAAATTCTATTTCTGAAAAAATGAATTTAGAATTATATGAATTAGGTTTTAAAGTAGTATATGATTTCGGATTTGATAAAAGGGGAGAGAAAATCATAGAAGTAAATGATAATAAATATAAAATCTCTCTTAAAAATAATAATTCAGTAGAATTGTTTGATATTAATAATAAAAAAGAATTAAAATCAATACCGAAATACTTTCCTGAAAATATAAAAGAAGAAATAAAGCATATTAGAAAAGAGATTCCAAATATATTGAAAAGTCAGAATTACAATTTAATAAAAATTTTAATAAGCGGTAAGAAATATAATTATAAATTTTGGAAAGATATTTTTATTGATAATCCTATAATGAATAAATATGCTGTTAGTTTGATATGGAATTTATATGATAAAAATATGAATTTTAAAAATTCTTTTAGATATTTAGGCGACAGCAGTTATACTGATTGCAATGATAATAATGTTGTTATAGATGAAAATTGTTATATTAATTTATCCAGCGTATTTGAATTAACTAAAGAAGATATTTCAAAATGGAAAATGCATTTAAATGATTATGAGATATTTCAGCCTATAAATAAGTTTCCACTTATCAATATAGATACTTCAGATTTCAATAAAGTAATAGAAAAGCTTCAAAACATAGAAATAGTTTATTCCAGTTTGAAAGCATTTGCAAGTAGATATTCTATGAATGTTATTTATGAATTTTCAGAGAGTATATTTTATTTTGAAGATTTTAAAAAAGATAAATTTACTATTCAAATTAAATTTGATGAATATATTAGTAATGGAGATATTGTTAAAATTAATATATCATTTACTAATAGTGAAAATAAAACAGTTGAAAATAGATTCATATATTATTGGCTTGTTTTGATGATAACAGATTTTAAAAAAGAAAAACTTTTTTATTAA